Proteins encoded by one window of Microcebus murinus isolate Inina chromosome 2, M.murinus_Inina_mat1.0, whole genome shotgun sequence:
- the POLR3C gene encoding DNA-directed RNA polymerase III subunit RPC3, whose product MTQAEIKLCSLLLQEHFGEIVEKIGVHLIRTGSQPLRVIAHDTGTSLDQVKKALCVLIQHNLVTYQVHKRGVVEYEAQCSRVLRMLRYPRYIYTTKTLYSDTGELIVEELLLNGKLTMSAVIKKVADRLTETMEDGKTMDYAEVSSTFVRLADTHFVQRCPLVATTESSDPGLPPPAPTLVINEKDMYLVPKLSLIGKGKRRRSSDEDAAGEPKAKRSKHTADNKEPIPDDGIYWQANLDRFHQHFRDQAIVSAVANRMDQTSSEIVRTMLRMSEITTSSSAPFTQPLSSNEIFRSLPVGYNISKQVLDQYLTLLADDPLEFVGKSGDSGGGMYVINLHKALACLATATLESVVQERFGSRCARIFRLVLQKKHLEQKQVEDFAMIPAKEAKDMLYKMLSENFISLQEIPKTPDHAPSRTFYLYTVNILSAARMLLHRCYKSIANLIERRQFETKESKRLLEKSQRVEAIIASMQATGAEEAQLQEIEEMITAPERQQLETLKRNVNKLDASEIQVDETIFLLESYIESTMKRQ is encoded by the exons ATGACTCAAGCAGAAATTAAGCTATGTTCTTTGTTGCTACAAGAGCATTTTGGAGAGATTGTAGAAAAAATTGGAGTCCACTTAATCAGAACTGGCAGCCAGCCCCTGAGAGTAATTGCCCATGACACAGGAACATCACTGGATCAg GTGAAAAAAGCCCTTTGTGTCCTCATCCAACATAACCTGGTAACTTATCAAGTGCACAAACGTGGTGTGGTGGAATATGAAGCCCAGTGTAGCCGGGTGTTGCGGATGCTTAGGTATCCCCGGTATATCTATACTACCAAAACGCTATACAGTGACACTGGAGAGCTGATTGTTGAGGAGCTCCTGTTGAATGGCAAACTGACAATGTCAGCTGTCATTAAGAAGGTGGCAGACCGGCTCACAGAGACCATGGAAG ATGGCAAGACCATGGACTATGCTGAGGTATCAAGCACATTTGTGCGACTGGCAGACACACACTTTGTACAGCGCTGTCCCTTGGTAGCTACCACTGAGAGTTCAGACCCTGGGCTACCACCACCTGCCCCCACACTTGTCATTAATGAAAAGGATATGTACCTGGTTCCTAAACTGAGCTTGATCG GAAAAGGTAAAAGGAGGAGATCATCTGACGAAGATGCTGCTGGGGAGCCCAAGGCCAAGAGATCAAAACATACTGCAGATAACAAAGAG CCCATTCCAGATGATGGGATTTATTGGCAGGCCAATCTTGACAGATTCCACCAGCACTTCCGTGACCAAGCCATTGTGAGTGCAGTTGCCAACAGGATGGACCAG ACAAGCAGCGAGATCGTGCGGACCATGCTCCGGATGAGTGAGATTACCACCTCCTCTAGTGCCCCTTTCACCCAGCCATTGTCTTCCAATGAG ATCTTCAGATCTCTACCTGTTGGCTATAACATCTCTAAGCAAGTTCTGGATCAGTATCTCACTCTGCTGGCAGATGATCCA CTAGAGTTTGTTGGAAAGTCTGGCGACAGTGGTGGCGGAATGTATGTCATCA ACCTCCATAAGGCATTAGCATGCCTAGCCACAGCCACTCTGGAGTCCGTTGTACAGGAGAG ATTTGGGTCTCGCTGTGCCAGGATATTCCGACTAGTTTTGCAAAAGAAACACCTGGAGCAGAAGCAGGTAGAAGACTTTGCAATGATTCCTGCAAAGGAGGCAAAGGATATGCTATATAAGATGCTCTCAGAAAATTTCATATCACTCCAG GAAATTCCCAAAACACCAGACCATGCTCCATCCAGGACTTTCTATTTATATACTGTGAACATCCTGTCAGCTGCCCGAATGTTGTTGCACAGATGCTACAAG aGCATAGCCAACTTGATAGAAAGGAGGCAATTTGAAACCAAAGAGAGCAA GCGTCTACTAGAAAAGTCTCAGAGGGTAGAAGCCATTATTGCATCTATGCAGGCTACAGGGGCAGAGGAGGCACAGCTACAAGAAATAGAGGAGATGATCACAGCCCCTGAACGTCAGCAGCTAGAGACCCTGAAACGTAACGTCAACAA